The window CTCGATGCGCTCGTCATTCCGCTCGCGGCAGCCGCGCTCGGCGCGCAAATCTCGCCGGTCAACTTCCGGCTGAAGGCGCGCGAGCTCGGCAACATCGCTGCGCACCTGAACGCAACGGTCTTCGTGTACGGCGACGACCTTGCCGATGAGATGCAGCGCGCAAACCTGAACACGAAGCCCGCGTTCGTTGCGCACGCCGACTTCGAGGTTGAGCTGCAGGCGTTCGAAGGCAAGCGCGCGGGCGACGGCTTTGCGACGCCCGCCGATGCCTTCACGCTGATGTGGACGTCAGGGACGCGCGGTCTGCCGAAGCCGTGCCGCGGCTCGCTCGCTGCGCGCATGAATTGGATCGCAACCTTTCCGTTTGTGTACGGCGTGCGTCCGCACGACAACTATCTGGCCGTGATGCCGGTCGTGCACTCTGCCGGGATGACGTTTGCGCTCGCCTATCTGAACTTCGGCGGCACGGTGTTTCTGTGCGCGCATTTCGATGCGTGCGAGACCTGGCGCCTGATTCGCGAGGAGAAGATCGACGCGGGCATGTTCGTGCCGTCGATGCTGCAGATGTTGATCGAGGAGGATCCGTCTCCCGAAACTCCGGTGCCCGAAACGTTCCGCACGATGATCACGGCAGGTTCGCGCATCCGTCCCGCACTGCACGCGCAAGTCCTCGAGCGTTTTCCGAACCGGCTTTTCACGTATTACGGCTCGACCGAAAGTCCGAGCATGACCGTCTTACGTCCGCACGAGCAAGCCGCGTATCCCGAGTCGGTCGGCCGTCCGTATTTCGGCGTCGAGCTGCAAGTGCGCAATCCCCGCATGCTGCCGGATTATCCCGTGCGCGTCGGCGACATCGTTGCGCGCAATCCGTATGCGATGGATTCGTACGCCGTCGAAGGCGTCCCGATCCCGGTTTCGCGCGACGGCTGGATCGAAACCGGCGACATCGGCTATTTCAACGAGGACGGACTCTTGCACGTGTTCGGACGTGCAGCCGACGTCATCATCAGCGGCGGTCTCAACATCAGCTTGCCTGAAGTCGAGCGCGTCATCGCTGCGCACCCACTAGTGAAAGAGGTGGCCGTCGTCGGCATCGAGGACGAACGCTGGGGCGAGCTGCCCGCAGCCGCGATCGTCCCGATCGACGCGCGCGATGCCAACCGCATCATCGAAGCCATCGATGCCCATTGCCGCAGCGAGCTGGCAGGCTACAAGCGCCCGCGACACATCATCACGCTCGCGGAGCTGCCGCGCACGGCCTCAGGCAAAGCTTCGGTTTCCGAGATTCGCACGCTAATCGCCGTACGGGTGCAAGCATGAGCGAGCACGTCACGTACGCAACGCGCGAAAAAACTGCAATTCTCACCCTGAACCGCGCGGACAAGATGAATGCGCTCACGCCGGAGATGCGCGGCGCGCTGCTCGAGTATCTTGCGCAAGCCGAGACCGATGCAAATGTCGCGGCGATCATCTTGCGTGCCGAGGGCGAGCGCGCGTTTTGCGCCGGCGCAGACTTGAGCGAGCTGAAAACGCGCACCTGGAAAACGGAGATGAGCGACGCCGCCAAGCTGCGGCGCGCATTGCCGCGCACGCTCGAAGAGATGGGCAAGCCCGTCATTGCAGCACTGCACGGTTACGTTCTCGGCGCGGGCCTCGAGGTTGCGATGGCGTGCACGATTCGTGTCGCGGCCGATACGGCGACCTTCGGCTTACCGGAGCTCAAGCACGGCGTCGTCCCGGGCAGCGGCGGCACGCAGCGCTTGCCGCGTCTCGTCGGAATGAGCTTTGCGATGGACATGATGCTCACGGGACGCTCGCTCGACGCGCAAACCGCGCTCAGCGTCGGGCTCGTGAGCCGGGTCGTACCCGCCGCGCGATTGCTCGATGAAGCGCACGCGGTTGCCGAAACGATTGCGAAGCTCGATCCGTTTGCGGTGAAAGCCGCCAAAGCCGCGACGCTGCGTTCGTTCCGCCGCGACCTCGACTCCGATATCGAAGAAGAACGCCGCTGGTTCGCGCTTTGTCTCGTGGAGAAAGAGTCGCAGAAGTGATCGCGGTCGATCGGATCGAGCAACTCCGGGCGTGGCGTCTCTCGTTGCCGCTCACGCGGCCCTATCATCTCTCGCTCGGTGCGATCGAGGCGTTCGATACGATTCTCATCGAAGCGAGCGACGGACGCCACTCAGGAGTTGGGGAAGCGACGTATCTCACCGGGTACACCGACGAAACGGTCGACGCGGCTTGGGAAAGCGTCAAAGAATTATCTGCGCTCGTCGCCGGCAAGACCGCTACTGCAGCGCGCGCCCGTCTGGGAGATCTGCTTTCGAGCGCACCGTTCACGGTGACGGCGTTCGTTACGGCGCTCGACATGCTCGAAGAGAAGCCGCTCCTGCGCGTGGACGAGCTCACGCGCGTGCCGCTGCTCACGCTGCTCCAAGCCGAGACCGGCGCCGAGATCGAAACGGAGATCGCGGCTGCGATCGAGCGCGGCTTTTCAACCCTGAAAATCAAAGTTGGTTTCGACGCCGATGTGGATCTGGGCCGCGTCGCGACGATTCAGCGCATCAATCGTGGACGCTGCGCATTGCGTCTCGACGCCAATCAAGGTTATACGCGCGAGGATGCGATTCGGTTTTCCACGTCGCTCGATCCCGATGCGATCGAGCTTTTCGAACAGCCCTGCGATAAAAGCGATTGGGACTCTGCCGTCGCGGTTGCGCGCGTTTCGAACGTCCCGATGATGCTCGACGAATCGATCTACGGTGCTGCCGACATCGAACGCGTCGCGCAGCTCGATGCGGCGCGCTACGTCAAGCTCAAGCTCATGAAAGCCGGCTCGGTCGACACCTTAGCGCGCGATCTCGCGAAGATACGCGCGCTGGGTATGGAGCCCGTGCTCGGCAACGGTGTTGCCTGCGACGTGAGCAACTGGATGGAAGCCTGCGTCGCGCGCGGCCTCGTAACGAACGCTTTGGAATCGAACGGATTCCTCAAACCTCGCCGTTCGTATTTGAAAACGCCGCTACTGTTCGAGCGCGGTGCGATCGTCTTGGAACCGAACTGGACACCCCAGCTCGACATGGATGCCGTTCAAGCGCAAGTCCAGGCACATACGGAATGCCGGGCCTAGGCCGCACGCTCGTCACCGGAGTTATCGGATCCGACACGCACATCGTCGGGAATCGCATTCTCACGATGGCGCTCGAGGAGGCCGGCTATAAAGTCGTCTCGCTCGGTGCGTTGACGCCGGCCGGGGAATTCATCGCAGCGGCGGTCGAGACGAATGCCGACGCAATCCTCGTCAGCTCGCTCTACGGTCAGGGAGAGCTCGATTGCCGCGGCTTTCGCGAATTGTGCATCGAAGCCGGATTGCAAGATATCCTCATCTACGTCGGCGGAAATCTCGTGGTCGGCAAGCAGCCGTGGGAAGAAGTCGAGCAACGTTTTCTCGCAATGGGCTTCGATCGCGCGTTCCCGCCCGGCACGCGAACCGAAGACGTCGTTGCGATTCTTGCACAAGATTTCACCGCACGGGAAAAAGTCGGATGAACGCGCACGCTGCTCTCTTGATCGATTTCGGCAGCACGTACACGAAGCTGCGCGCCGTCGATCTCGACGAGGCTCGCCTGATCGGAACCGGTCAAGGTCCCTCGACCGTGCGCACCGACATTCGCATCGGAATGCGCGCGGCGCTGAGCGACCTCGAGGCAAAGCTGGGCGCACTTCCGCGCTTTCGCTACCGCCTTGCGTCGAGCAGTGCGGCGGGCGGCTTGCGTATGGTGACGATCGGTCTCGTCCGCGAGCTGACCGTCGAAGCCGCGCGCCAAGCCGCGCTCGGCGCCGGCGCAAAGCTGGTCGGAACGTTCACCAACAAGCTCACGCGCAGCGACGTCGAGGCGATTGACGCGCTTGCGCCCGACATCATTCTTCTCGCCGGCGGAACCGACGGCGGGAACACCGAGGTCGTCGTCCACAACGCGAAGATGCTGGCGCAGATCAAGACCGATGCGCCGATCGTCTACGCCGGTAATCGTGTCGCAGCCGACGATGCGCGCGAGCTTCTCGCCGGGCGCAGCTTGACGGTCGCCGACAACGTGATGCCCGAGCTCGGGAAGCTTGCATCGGAATCGGCGCGCGATGCGATTCGCCAAATTTTCATTGCGCGCATCGTGCACGCCAAGGGAATCGATCGCGCGCAAGAGATGTTCGACGACGTTTTGATGCCGACGCCCGCCGCCGTCATGGAAGGCGCGCGATTGCTCGCAGACGGCGCCGGCGGCGAACCGGGACTCGGCGAGCTGCTCGTCGTCGATCCCGGCGGCGCGACGACCGACGTTCACTCGATTGCAAGTGGCGAATCGAGCAGCGGCGCGATTCA of the Candidatus Baltobacteraceae bacterium genome contains:
- a CDS encoding enoyl-CoA hydratase/isomerase family protein is translated as MSEHVTYATREKTAILTLNRADKMNALTPEMRGALLEYLAQAETDANVAAIILRAEGERAFCAGADLSELKTRTWKTEMSDAAKLRRALPRTLEEMGKPVIAALHGYVLGAGLEVAMACTIRVAADTATFGLPELKHGVVPGSGGTQRLPRLVGMSFAMDMMLTGRSLDAQTALSVGLVSRVVPAARLLDEAHAVAETIAKLDPFAVKAAKAATLRSFRRDLDSDIEEERRWFALCLVEKESQK
- a CDS encoding enolase C-terminal domain-like protein; this translates as MIAVDRIEQLRAWRLSLPLTRPYHLSLGAIEAFDTILIEASDGRHSGVGEATYLTGYTDETVDAAWESVKELSALVAGKTATAARARLGDLLSSAPFTVTAFVTALDMLEEKPLLRVDELTRVPLLTLLQAETGAEIETEIAAAIERGFSTLKIKVGFDADVDLGRVATIQRINRGRCALRLDANQGYTREDAIRFSTSLDPDAIELFEQPCDKSDWDSAVAVARVSNVPMMLDESIYGAADIERVAQLDAARYVKLKLMKAGSVDTLARDLAKIRALGMEPVLGNGVACDVSNWMEACVARGLVTNALESNGFLKPRRSYLKTPLLFERGAIVLEPNWTPQLDMDAVQAQVQAHTECRA
- the glmL gene encoding methylaspartate mutase accessory protein GlmL — encoded protein: MNAHAALLIDFGSTYTKLRAVDLDEARLIGTGQGPSTVRTDIRIGMRAALSDLEAKLGALPRFRYRLASSSAAGGLRMVTIGLVRELTVEAARQAALGAGAKLVGTFTNKLTRSDVEAIDALAPDIILLAGGTDGGNTEVVVHNAKMLAQIKTDAPIVYAGNRVAADDARELLAGRSLTVADNVMPELGKLASESARDAIRQIFIARIVHAKGIDRAQEMFDDVLMPTPAAVMEGARLLADGAGGEPGLGELLVVDPGGATTDVHSIASGESSSGAIQKGMPEPRIKRTVEGDLGMRHTAASVVEAAGVERIAQQANISVAGVGAMLERIAENVEMIPQTPAEHAFDRALLATAIEIAVRRHAGTVETVYTTMGPATVQYGKDLTRIEFVVATGGAPIHLGDHDALLEAMRSAPSDPRSLRPRAPHLYLDRDYILYAIGLLASVDPQTALRLARRSITPADRAKEVAQ
- the glmS gene encoding methylaspartate mutase subunit S, which codes for MPGLGRTLVTGVIGSDTHIVGNRILTMALEEAGYKVVSLGALTPAGEFIAAAVETNADAILVSSLYGQGELDCRGFRELCIEAGLQDILIYVGGNLVVGKQPWEEVEQRFLAMGFDRAFPPGTRTEDVVAILAQDFTAREKVG
- a CDS encoding class I adenylate-forming enzyme family protein, with amino-acid sequence MNRAAGVSPLSGVRYWARLDPSREAIVDGGVRLTYADLLARVDATAAYFQSRGARRGSIIGMSLRNTLDALVIPLAAAALGAQISPVNFRLKARELGNIAAHLNATVFVYGDDLADEMQRANLNTKPAFVAHADFEVELQAFEGKRAGDGFATPADAFTLMWTSGTRGLPKPCRGSLAARMNWIATFPFVYGVRPHDNYLAVMPVVHSAGMTFALAYLNFGGTVFLCAHFDACETWRLIREEKIDAGMFVPSMLQMLIEEDPSPETPVPETFRTMITAGSRIRPALHAQVLERFPNRLFTYYGSTESPSMTVLRPHEQAAYPESVGRPYFGVELQVRNPRMLPDYPVRVGDIVARNPYAMDSYAVEGVPIPVSRDGWIETGDIGYFNEDGLLHVFGRAADVIISGGLNISLPEVERVIAAHPLVKEVAVVGIEDERWGELPAAAIVPIDARDANRIIEAIDAHCRSELAGYKRPRHIITLAELPRTASGKASVSEIRTLIAVRVQA